One genomic segment of Paenibacillus xylanexedens includes these proteins:
- a CDS encoding DUF1294 domain-containing protein, whose translation MQTGLILWFLFINVVGYLVMSDDKRRAQQRRDRTPERTLFLLAFIGGALGVWIAMYRKRHKTKHPSFTIGIPLLLFLNAVIYGYFIQ comes from the coding sequence ATGCAAACCGGACTTATATTGTGGTTTTTATTTATTAATGTAGTTGGTTATCTGGTTATGTCGGATGATAAGAGGCGTGCACAACAGCGTCGTGACCGTACACCCGAACGGACGTTATTCTTATTAGCATTTATAGGCGGTGCTTTGGGAGTCTGGATCGCGATGTATCGGAAAAGGCATAAGACTAAACATCCCAGCTTCACCATTGGCATTCCGTTGTTGTTGTTCTTAAATGCGGTAATCTATGGTTACTTTATTCAATGA
- the purM gene encoding phosphoribosylformylglycinamidine cyclo-ligase produces the protein MSEAYKKAGVDIAAGNEAVERMKKHVKRTFRPEVMTDLGGFGALFGLNKDKYDEPVLVSGTDGVGTKLKIAFAMDRHDTIGIDAVAMCVNDIVVQGAEPLFFLDYLACDKVIPEKIEAIVAGIAEGCHQSGCALIGGETAEMPGMYSEGEYDIAGFTVGIVDKAKIINGTTIAPGDTVIGLASSGVHSNGFSLVRRLLLEDAGLDLHDEVAELGGKLGDSLLEPTKIYVKPLLSLLEKVKVKGMAHITGGGFIENIPRMLPSNVNVDIDYGSWPILPIFNLLQEKGAVSNRDMFTTFNMGVGLVLVVNEADAGEALQQLKASGEEAYIIGRVTEGDARVTFTGADV, from the coding sequence TTGTCTGAAGCATACAAAAAGGCCGGCGTTGATATCGCGGCAGGTAATGAAGCGGTTGAACGGATGAAAAAACACGTGAAGCGTACCTTCCGTCCGGAAGTGATGACAGATCTGGGAGGCTTTGGCGCCCTGTTCGGTTTGAACAAAGATAAATACGATGAGCCGGTGCTTGTATCCGGTACAGACGGCGTAGGCACCAAGCTGAAAATTGCATTTGCCATGGACCGTCACGATACCATCGGAATCGACGCGGTAGCGATGTGTGTGAACGACATTGTGGTACAGGGTGCAGAACCACTCTTCTTCCTTGACTATCTGGCATGTGACAAAGTCATTCCTGAGAAGATTGAAGCTATTGTTGCGGGAATCGCTGAAGGCTGTCATCAATCTGGTTGTGCGCTGATCGGTGGCGAGACGGCGGAGATGCCGGGCATGTACAGTGAAGGCGAATACGATATTGCCGGATTCACGGTGGGCATCGTGGACAAAGCGAAGATCATCAACGGTACAACCATTGCCCCTGGTGACACAGTGATTGGACTGGCGTCCAGCGGTGTGCATAGTAACGGATTCTCGCTGGTACGCAGACTTTTGTTGGAAGATGCGGGACTTGATCTGCATGATGAAGTAGCGGAACTGGGCGGTAAGCTGGGTGATTCCCTGCTGGAACCTACAAAGATCTATGTTAAACCCCTGTTGTCCCTGCTGGAAAAGGTGAAAGTGAAAGGCATGGCACACATTACAGGTGGTGGCTTCATTGAGAATATCCCACGTATGTTGCCGAGCAATGTGAATGTGGATATTGACTACGGCTCTTGGCCGATTCTGCCAATCTTCAACCTGTTACAGGAAAAGGGTGCTGTCTCGAACCGTGACATGTTCACCACATTTAACATGGGTGTTGGGCTTGTACTGGTGGTTAATGAAGCAGATGCAGGGGAAGCACTGCAACAACTGAAAGCATCTGGTGAAGAAGCGTACATCATTGGCCGTGTTACTGAAGGAGATGCGCGAGTAACCTTCACGGGAGCGGATGTTTAA
- the purE gene encoding 5-(carboxyamino)imidazole ribonucleotide mutase, whose translation MSLQVAVIMGSKSDWETMKHACEVLDELEIGYEKKVVSAHRTPDLMFEYAEQAIDRGFKVIIAGAGGAAHLPGMVAAKTMLPVIGVPVQSKALNGLDSLLSIVQMPGGIPVATVAIGKAGATNAGLLAAQMIGAFDPDVQRRSEARRERIKQEVLEGSEEL comes from the coding sequence ATGTCACTGCAAGTCGCTGTAATTATGGGCAGCAAGTCGGATTGGGAAACGATGAAACATGCGTGCGAGGTGCTGGACGAGCTGGAGATTGGGTATGAGAAAAAGGTGGTCTCCGCCCATCGTACACCGGATTTGATGTTTGAATACGCAGAGCAAGCAATTGATCGAGGATTCAAGGTGATCATTGCAGGGGCAGGCGGGGCAGCACATCTACCCGGTATGGTTGCCGCCAAAACGATGCTTCCAGTCATTGGCGTACCGGTTCAATCCAAAGCATTGAACGGTCTCGATTCCTTGTTGTCCATTGTTCAGATGCCTGGCGGTATTCCCGTCGCAACTGTGGCGATTGGCAAGGCAGGGGCAACCAATGCAGGATTGCTGGCAGCTCAAATGATCGGTGCTTTTGACCCGGATGTCCAACGTCGCTCTGAAGCTCGCAGAGAGCGCATCAAACAAGAAGTACTCGAAGGCAGTGAAGAACTATGA
- a CDS encoding phosphoribosylaminoimidazolesuccinocarboxamide synthase — protein MALSTAADLVKAPLLYKGKVRELYDLGEHFLIVVTDRISAFDYVLDPAVPEKGNVLNKLSSFWFELTGDMMENHVVHTDVNQLGDLITDPELLKDRIMVTRKAERIDIECVVRGYITGGGWRQYETSGEVNGIKLPDGLRKNAKLEVPIFTPAAKNDVGHDEDIPMDRMKELVGDALAVELQEKSLRLYEFARDYCDQRGIILADCKFEFGIVDGKVILIDEIFTPDASRFWAKENYELDIEIDSMDKEPVRTYLAGTDWDKNSKPDPLPQEVVETTTARYVDIYNRLTK, from the coding sequence ATGGCACTGTCCACTGCGGCAGATCTCGTTAAAGCACCTCTGTTATATAAAGGAAAAGTACGTGAATTATACGATCTGGGTGAACATTTTCTGATCGTGGTTACGGACCGTATATCGGCATTTGATTACGTGCTGGACCCGGCGGTTCCCGAGAAAGGAAACGTACTGAATAAACTCAGCAGCTTTTGGTTCGAACTGACGGGTGACATGATGGAGAATCACGTCGTTCATACCGATGTGAATCAACTGGGTGATCTCATCACAGACCCAGAATTGCTCAAAGACCGCATCATGGTAACCCGCAAAGCAGAACGCATTGATATTGAATGTGTCGTGCGTGGATACATCACGGGTGGGGGATGGAGACAATACGAGACGAGTGGTGAAGTGAATGGCATTAAACTGCCTGATGGACTTCGCAAAAACGCCAAGCTCGAAGTTCCCATTTTCACACCGGCAGCCAAAAACGATGTTGGTCACGATGAGGACATCCCAATGGATCGCATGAAAGAACTGGTGGGAGACGCACTCGCAGTTGAGCTTCAGGAAAAAAGCTTGCGCCTGTACGAATTCGCCCGTGATTACTGTGATCAGCGTGGCATCATTCTGGCAGACTGCAAATTCGAGTTCGGCATCGTAGATGGCAAGGTCATCCTGATTGACGAAATCTTCACTCCAGATGCTTCACGCTTCTGGGCCAAAGAGAATTACGAACTCGACATCGAGATCGACAGCATGGATAAAGAGCCAGTGCGAACCTACCTTGCCGGAACCGATTGGGACAAGAACAGCAAACCTGATCCACTCCCACAAGAGGTAGTTGAGACAACAACCGCAAGATACGTCGATATTTATAACCGTTTAACGAAATAA
- the purB gene encoding adenylosuccinate lyase produces the protein MIERYSRPEMRAIWTEENKFQSWLEVEICACEAWAELGVIPKEEAALLRQNASFDIDRIYEIEQETRHDVIAFTRTVSESLGAERKWVHYGLTSTDVVDTALGYVLRQANEILEKDIVNFIEILREKALAYQHTPMMGRTHGVHAEPTTFGLKMALWHEEMKRNLERFRHAADNVQYGKISGAVGTYANIDPFVEEFVCEKLGTKPAPISTQTLQRDRHAEYMATLALIATSLDKFATEVRALQKSEFREVEEAFAKGQKGSSAMPHKRNPIGSENISGLSRVIRGHMVSAYENVTLWHERDISHSSVERIILPDATMLLNYMLNRFGNIVKNLTVFPENMKRNMERTYGVPFSGRIMTKLIDKGFSREQAYDTVQPRAMQAWEEQRQFQDIVKSTPEITEVLNEEEIADAFNPSWHLKHVDTIFKKLGLND, from the coding sequence ATGATTGAACGTTATAGCAGACCCGAAATGAGAGCCATCTGGACCGAAGAAAACAAATTCCAATCGTGGCTGGAAGTTGAAATTTGTGCATGTGAGGCATGGGCCGAACTGGGTGTAATCCCTAAGGAAGAAGCAGCATTGCTTCGTCAGAACGCATCTTTTGACATCGACCGCATCTATGAGATTGAACAGGAAACACGTCATGACGTTATCGCATTTACACGTACGGTATCTGAAAGTCTGGGTGCGGAGCGGAAATGGGTGCACTACGGACTGACTTCCACAGATGTCGTAGATACGGCCTTGGGATATGTACTGCGTCAAGCGAATGAGATTCTGGAAAAGGATATCGTGAATTTCATTGAAATTCTTCGCGAAAAAGCACTGGCTTATCAGCACACACCAATGATGGGACGTACGCACGGCGTACATGCAGAGCCAACGACATTTGGACTGAAAATGGCGTTGTGGCATGAAGAGATGAAACGGAACCTGGAGCGTTTCCGTCATGCAGCAGACAATGTACAATACGGCAAAATCTCAGGCGCAGTAGGAACGTACGCGAACATCGATCCGTTTGTGGAAGAGTTTGTCTGCGAGAAGCTGGGTACGAAACCTGCGCCGATCTCGACTCAAACATTGCAACGTGATCGTCACGCGGAATATATGGCTACACTGGCGTTGATCGCAACGTCCCTGGACAAGTTCGCTACAGAGGTACGTGCACTGCAGAAGAGTGAATTCCGTGAAGTGGAAGAAGCTTTTGCAAAAGGTCAAAAAGGATCTTCCGCGATGCCGCACAAGCGTAACCCAATCGGTAGTGAAAACATCTCCGGTCTGTCCCGCGTTATTCGCGGACATATGGTATCGGCATACGAGAACGTAACGCTCTGGCATGAGCGCGACATCTCGCATTCATCCGTTGAACGTATCATTCTGCCGGATGCAACGATGCTGCTGAACTACATGCTGAACCGTTTTGGTAACATCGTGAAGAACCTGACAGTGTTCCCTGAGAACATGAAACGCAACATGGAGCGCACTTACGGGGTACCATTCTCCGGTCGCATCATGACTAAACTGATTGACAAAGGTTTCAGCCGCGAGCAAGCGTACGATACCGTTCAACCACGTGCGATGCAAGCATGGGAAGAACAACGTCAGTTCCAGGATATCGTGAAATCCACACCGGAAATCACGGAAGTGCTGAACGAAGAAGAAATCGCAGATGCATTCAACCCGTCATGGCACCTGAAGCACGTAGACACCATCTTCAAAAAGCTTGGTTTGAACGATTAA
- the purK gene encoding 5-(carboxyamino)imidazole ribonucleotide synthase codes for MTREGLQSRAAGELKNVLLPGKTTIGILGGGQLGRMMTLAGTAMGYRFVTLDPAADAPCGQVARQIEAGYDDAKAALELARQCDVITYEFENVDAEVAGLLERESYVPQGSALLYTTQHRLREKRAIEAAGVRVAPYREITSADTMLAAVSELGVPCVLKTVTGGYDGKGQRVIRESSQAVAAYEELAATGAELVLEQFIKFECEISVVVARSTNGEIKTFPPAENIHVNNILHASIVPARVAADIQIEAQKLAAAVAESMKAIGLLAVELFVAADGRLYVNELAPRPHNSGHYTMEACATSQFEQHIRAICGLPLGDTSLLSPVVMVNVLGEHLEGIIARTGQPDAEAIELGVIPKLHIYGKTEAKTGRKMGHVNLLCQDVEEGLQWIEQTNLWRNTNS; via the coding sequence ATGACTAGAGAAGGTTTACAGTCGCGTGCGGCAGGAGAGTTGAAAAATGTCCTGCTGCCCGGGAAAACAACCATCGGCATTCTTGGAGGCGGACAGCTCGGACGGATGATGACGCTCGCAGGAACGGCAATGGGGTATCGATTCGTTACTCTTGATCCCGCTGCGGATGCACCTTGTGGTCAAGTTGCTCGTCAGATTGAAGCTGGTTATGACGATGCCAAAGCTGCACTTGAACTGGCTCGGCAATGCGATGTCATTACGTATGAGTTTGAAAATGTAGATGCAGAAGTCGCTGGGTTGCTCGAGCGTGAGTCTTACGTTCCGCAAGGAAGTGCGTTACTGTACACCACACAACATCGTTTGCGTGAAAAACGTGCGATTGAAGCCGCTGGAGTAAGAGTCGCGCCTTATCGTGAGATCACAAGTGCGGATACGATGCTTGCTGCTGTTAGCGAACTTGGAGTGCCATGTGTACTGAAGACGGTGACTGGCGGCTACGATGGCAAAGGCCAACGGGTAATCCGGGAATCAAGTCAGGCTGTTGCCGCATACGAAGAACTTGCAGCTACAGGTGCGGAACTGGTGTTGGAACAATTCATCAAGTTCGAATGCGAAATATCGGTCGTTGTAGCGCGTAGTACAAATGGGGAGATCAAGACGTTCCCGCCAGCGGAGAACATTCATGTGAACAACATTTTGCATGCGTCAATCGTACCGGCTAGAGTTGCTGCAGACATCCAGATTGAAGCGCAAAAGCTGGCAGCCGCGGTGGCAGAATCGATGAAGGCTATCGGACTGCTGGCTGTGGAACTGTTTGTAGCGGCGGATGGAAGACTGTACGTCAACGAACTGGCACCAAGACCGCACAATTCTGGTCACTATACCATGGAAGCTTGCGCGACTTCGCAATTTGAACAACATATCCGTGCCATCTGCGGGTTACCACTTGGGGACACTTCGTTATTGAGTCCGGTTGTTATGGTCAATGTGCTTGGAGAGCATCTGGAAGGTATTATCGCCAGAACAGGGCAACCTGATGCTGAAGCGATAGAGCTCGGTGTGATTCCCAAGCTTCATATATATGGTAAAACCGAAGCGAAAACAGGACGGAAGATGGGGCATGTGAATCTGCTCTGTCAGGATGTTGAAGAAGGATTACAATGGATTGAACAAACTAACCTCTGGAGGAATACAAATTCATGA
- a CDS encoding universal stress protein, whose product MLFSKILVAYDGSKASNKALDRAIELAKVSPNAVLDVIHAFDFPRVFIGEGLAPLPPSLNNDYYNLAVQTTDEAKERIQAAGVTANVDLIQGAAAEVLLDFAKENDSDIIIIGSRGLGGIREFVLGSVSHNVVQHARVPVLIVK is encoded by the coding sequence ATGTTATTTTCCAAAATATTAGTGGCTTATGATGGTTCCAAAGCTTCAAATAAAGCACTTGATCGTGCGATTGAGCTAGCTAAAGTGTCCCCAAATGCAGTACTGGATGTCATTCATGCTTTTGATTTCCCGCGTGTATTCATCGGTGAGGGGTTGGCTCCATTGCCACCTTCACTTAATAATGACTATTACAATCTGGCGGTACAGACAACAGATGAAGCGAAAGAACGAATTCAGGCTGCGGGTGTAACGGCCAATGTGGATCTGATTCAAGGAGCAGCTGCGGAAGTGTTGCTTGATTTTGCCAAAGAAAATGATTCTGATATCATTATTATTGGTAGCCGTGGACTGGGTGGTATTCGGGAATTTGTTCTGGGTAGTGTCAGTCACAATGTAGTGCAGCATGCGCGGGTTCCAGTACTGATCGTAAAATAA
- the purL gene encoding phosphoribosylformylglycinamidine synthase subunit PurL, with the protein MTQQLSAKEPTAEQVAEHKLYAQMGVSDSEYALICEFMGRKPNYTEIGVFSVMWSEHCAYKNSKPLLRRFPTTGPRVLMGPGEGAGIVDIGDNQAVVFKIESHNHPSAVEPYQGAATGVGGIIRDIFSMGARPVAILNSLRFGKLESDRVKYLFEHVVAGIAGYGNCIGIPTVGGEVMFDESYEGNPLVNAMCVGLIDHDKIQRGVAKGVGNPVYYVGPPTGRDGIHGATFASVELTEESESQRTAVQVGDPFMEKLVMESCLELIDTGIVLGIQDMGAAGLTCSSAEMASKAGNGLELYLDQVPQREEGMTPYEMMLSESQERMLFVVEPKDEAQAMEIFERWGVICAKVGKVTDDGRLKLIHHGEVVGDMPVTALVDECPVYDKPSSVPAYYEQSASIDTLRYDEVSDLGGALKQVLASPTVASKKWIYDQYDYMVRTSTAVRPGSDAAVVTIRGTRKGLAMTTDCNGRYVYLDPEVGGRIAVSEAARNIVCSGAEPLAITDNLNFGNPEKPDIFWQMEKAVDGMAEACRVLDTPVIGGNVSLYNENAKGSIYPTPVVGMVGLVHDTDHITTQAFKSEGDVIILLGETKAELGGSELQYAVHGQTEGRPPELNLQTEKALLSTVLEAIQSGLVRSAHDLSEGGLAVALAESCISGNVGAQVNVETALRADHALFSESQSRILLSATPEQAGKLEAFVRERGVPVAVIGRVEGSNLTIELNGTSAVSEPVGGLAQVWEDAIPCLMN; encoded by the coding sequence ATGACGCAGCAGCTATCCGCTAAGGAACCAACAGCAGAACAGGTCGCAGAACATAAACTTTACGCACAAATGGGCGTATCTGACAGCGAGTATGCGCTGATCTGTGAGTTCATGGGGCGCAAGCCAAACTACACGGAAATTGGTGTGTTCAGTGTAATGTGGTCCGAGCATTGTGCTTATAAAAACTCCAAGCCATTGCTGCGCCGTTTCCCAACCACTGGACCACGTGTCCTGATGGGACCTGGTGAAGGTGCCGGTATCGTGGATATCGGTGATAACCAGGCCGTTGTATTCAAAATTGAAAGCCATAACCATCCTTCCGCGGTTGAGCCTTATCAAGGTGCGGCAACAGGTGTGGGCGGTATTATCCGTGATATTTTCTCCATGGGTGCAAGACCGGTAGCCATACTGAACTCCCTTCGTTTCGGTAAGCTGGAGAGCGATCGCGTTAAATATTTGTTCGAACATGTGGTAGCGGGTATTGCTGGATACGGTAACTGTATCGGTATTCCTACCGTTGGTGGCGAAGTGATGTTTGATGAGAGTTATGAAGGCAATCCGCTGGTTAACGCGATGTGTGTGGGTCTGATTGATCATGACAAGATTCAGCGCGGCGTAGCTAAAGGTGTAGGAAACCCCGTGTATTATGTTGGGCCACCAACAGGGCGGGATGGTATTCATGGAGCAACCTTTGCATCGGTTGAATTGACGGAAGAATCCGAATCCCAACGGACAGCTGTTCAGGTTGGTGATCCATTTATGGAGAAACTGGTGATGGAATCCTGTCTGGAATTGATCGACACTGGCATCGTGCTCGGAATTCAGGATATGGGCGCTGCGGGTCTGACATGTTCGAGTGCAGAGATGGCAAGTAAAGCGGGTAACGGTCTGGAATTGTATCTGGATCAGGTACCACAGCGTGAAGAAGGCATGACTCCTTACGAGATGATGTTGTCTGAGTCCCAGGAACGGATGTTGTTCGTTGTTGAGCCGAAGGATGAGGCACAGGCGATGGAAATCTTTGAACGTTGGGGCGTAATCTGTGCCAAAGTTGGTAAAGTAACGGATGATGGTCGTCTGAAATTGATCCACCACGGCGAAGTGGTCGGAGATATGCCGGTAACGGCTTTGGTTGACGAATGTCCAGTGTATGACAAACCTTCTTCTGTACCTGCCTACTACGAGCAAAGTGCTTCCATCGACACGCTTCGTTATGACGAAGTGTCGGATCTCGGCGGAGCACTGAAACAAGTGCTGGCATCACCAACAGTAGCAAGTAAAAAATGGATTTATGACCAATACGACTACATGGTGCGTACAAGCACTGCCGTTCGTCCAGGTTCGGATGCAGCTGTAGTTACGATTCGTGGAACACGAAAAGGTCTCGCGATGACAACGGACTGTAATGGACGTTATGTGTACCTTGATCCTGAAGTTGGTGGACGGATTGCCGTAAGTGAAGCAGCGCGTAACATTGTATGTTCCGGTGCAGAGCCGCTGGCAATTACGGACAACTTGAACTTCGGTAACCCGGAGAAGCCGGATATTTTCTGGCAAATGGAGAAAGCGGTAGACGGTATGGCGGAAGCTTGTCGTGTGCTGGATACGCCGGTCATCGGTGGTAACGTAAGCTTGTATAACGAAAATGCCAAAGGCTCCATCTATCCAACGCCAGTTGTCGGTATGGTAGGTCTCGTTCATGACACGGATCATATCACGACACAAGCATTCAAATCCGAAGGTGATGTTATCATCCTCCTCGGCGAAACAAAAGCTGAACTGGGTGGCAGCGAGCTGCAATACGCGGTTCATGGTCAGACGGAAGGTCGTCCACCAGAACTGAACTTGCAAACAGAAAAAGCGTTGCTCAGCACGGTGCTGGAAGCTATTCAATCCGGTCTCGTTCGCTCGGCACATGACTTGTCTGAAGGCGGTTTGGCTGTTGCACTCGCAGAGTCTTGCATCAGTGGTAACGTAGGAGCACAGGTGAATGTGGAGACTGCATTGCGTGCAGATCACGCCCTATTCAGTGAGAGCCAATCCCGTATCTTGTTGTCGGCTACGCCAGAGCAAGCGGGTAAACTTGAAGCATTTGTACGTGAGCGTGGTGTACCTGTAGCTGTGATTGGACGTGTAGAAGGAAGTAACCTGACGATTGAATTGAACGGAACATCAGCCGTGAGCGAACCTGTAGGAGGTTTGGCTCAGGTCTGGGAGGATGCGATTCCATGTCTCATGAACTGA
- the purQ gene encoding phosphoribosylformylglycinamidine synthase subunit PurQ yields the protein MKFAVLVFPGSNCDIDCYKAVEDAIGQEVDYVWHTATDLSAYDCILVPGGFSYGDYLRCGAISRFAPVMNEVAKAAEQGKYILGICNGFQILTEAGLLPGALIRNTSLKFRCHDTVLKVANADTPFTRDYAPGEEIIIPIAHGEGNYYCDEETLASLQANNQIVFTYGTNPNGSLGDIAGVCNEAGNVVGMMPHPERAVDSLFGSEDGKRMFTSILKAWRDRHDAAAIR from the coding sequence ATGAAATTTGCAGTTCTTGTGTTCCCTGGCTCCAACTGCGACATCGACTGTTATAAGGCAGTGGAAGATGCCATTGGGCAAGAGGTTGATTATGTATGGCACACGGCTACAGATCTATCGGCTTATGATTGTATTTTAGTTCCGGGTGGTTTCTCTTATGGTGACTATTTGCGTTGCGGAGCGATTTCCCGCTTTGCACCGGTAATGAATGAGGTAGCGAAAGCTGCTGAACAAGGTAAATATATTTTGGGTATTTGCAACGGATTCCAGATCCTGACGGAAGCAGGATTGCTTCCAGGTGCATTGATCCGCAACACTTCCCTGAAATTCCGTTGTCACGATACAGTGTTGAAAGTGGCGAACGCAGATACACCATTTACACGTGACTATGCACCCGGCGAAGAGATTATCATCCCGATTGCTCACGGTGAAGGCAACTATTATTGCGACGAGGAGACGCTGGCGAGTCTGCAAGCGAACAACCAGATCGTATTTACGTATGGTACCAACCCGAACGGCTCTCTGGGTGATATTGCAGGAGTCTGTAACGAGGCTGGAAACGTGGTCGGCATGATGCCGCATCCAGAGCGTGCAGTGGATTCACTGTTTGGTTCGGAAGACGGCAAACGTATGTTTACATCTATTTTGAAAGCATGGAGGGATCGGCATGACGCAGCAGCTATCCGCTAA
- the purF gene encoding amidophosphoribosyltransferase: MSHELTTGPLWTGDYYNEGSGKEGLDKLKEECGVFGVFRHPDAASLSYYGLHALQHRGEESAGMCVSDGSQFNYHRGMGLVKEVFTKDLMQTLTGDISIGHVRYSTSGDSKLTNAQPLVFKYRDGDLAVATNGNIVNAPTIRRELEQSGSIFQTTSDTEVIAHLIARSSKGLVEAAKEAFQRIVGGYAFLIMTNDKLLVASDPHGLRPLTMGKLGDAYLFASETCALETIGAELIRDIEPGELLVLDADGLHEDRFDHHKHRKALCAMEYIYFARPDSDMNGTNQHAARKRMGSRMAIESFVDADLVTGVPDSSISAAIGYAEQTGIPYEMGMIKNKYTGRTFIQPSQELREQGVKMKLSAVRRVVEGKRVVMIDDSIVRGTTSRRIVNMLRDAGATEVHVRITSPPFKNPCFYGIDTPDSRELIASQLSVEEICREINADSLEFLSPDGLIASIQGDNQDDPKGGLCLACFDHDYPTRLDFGGEEKFGCSC; this comes from the coding sequence ATGTCTCATGAACTGACGACAGGACCGTTGTGGACAGGCGATTATTATAATGAAGGGTCTGGCAAGGAAGGACTCGACAAATTGAAAGAAGAATGCGGGGTGTTCGGGGTGTTCAGACACCCTGACGCGGCTTCTCTCTCCTATTATGGACTGCATGCGCTACAACATCGGGGCGAAGAAAGTGCAGGCATGTGTGTGAGTGATGGCAGCCAGTTTAACTATCATCGCGGCATGGGTCTGGTGAAGGAAGTATTCACCAAAGACCTGATGCAGACGCTGACCGGGGATATTTCCATTGGACATGTCCGTTATTCAACGAGTGGTGACAGTAAACTGACGAACGCACAGCCATTGGTATTTAAATACCGTGATGGCGATTTGGCAGTAGCAACCAACGGAAACATTGTGAATGCACCAACGATCCGGCGTGAGCTGGAGCAGAGCGGTTCCATTTTCCAAACAACAAGTGATACTGAGGTCATTGCGCATCTAATTGCACGATCCTCCAAAGGGCTTGTGGAAGCGGCAAAAGAGGCGTTCCAGCGCATTGTGGGTGGTTATGCATTTCTGATCATGACCAATGACAAGCTGCTCGTGGCTTCCGATCCGCACGGACTTCGTCCGCTGACGATGGGTAAGTTGGGAGATGCGTATCTGTTTGCATCCGAGACGTGTGCACTCGAAACGATCGGCGCAGAGTTGATTCGTGATATCGAGCCGGGTGAATTGCTTGTGCTGGATGCAGATGGTCTACACGAGGATCGCTTTGATCATCACAAACACCGCAAGGCATTATGCGCGATGGAGTATATCTACTTTGCTCGTCCAGATAGTGATATGAATGGTACGAACCAGCATGCGGCCCGTAAACGGATGGGAAGCCGGATGGCGATTGAGTCGTTTGTGGATGCGGACTTGGTTACGGGAGTACCAGATTCCAGCATCTCGGCGGCCATTGGATATGCTGAACAGACAGGTATTCCGTATGAGATGGGTATGATCAAGAATAAATACACTGGACGTACGTTTATCCAGCCAAGCCAGGAATTGCGGGAGCAGGGCGTGAAGATGAAGCTCAGCGCTGTGCGTCGCGTTGTGGAAGGCAAACGTGTGGTCATGATTGACGACTCCATCGTACGGGGAACAACCTCTCGTCGGATCGTGAACATGCTACGTGATGCAGGAGCAACGGAAGTACATGTACGGATTACATCACCACCTTTCAAAAACCCGTGTTTCTACGGTATTGATACGCCTGACAGCCGTGAATTAATTGCTTCACAGTTGTCGGTGGAAGAAATCTGCCGTGAAATTAATGCGGACTCCCTGGAGTTCCTCAGTCCCGATGGACTGATTGCATCGATTCAGGGAGATAATCAGGATGATCCTAAAGGCGGACTATGTCTCGCATGTTTTGATCATGATTACCCAACCCGCCTCGACTTTGGCGGCGAAGAAAAATTCGGCTGCAGTTGCTAG
- the purS gene encoding phosphoribosylformylglycinamidine synthase subunit PurS, translated as MIKATVYVTIKQSVLDPQGVAVQGALHSMGFNEVESVRIGKVMELNLDTTDRAEAEKRLKVMCEKLLANTVVEDYRYELEG; from the coding sequence ATGATCAAAGCAACCGTATATGTCACTATTAAGCAAAGCGTACTCGACCCGCAAGGCGTAGCTGTTCAAGGAGCCCTGCATTCTATGGGATTCAACGAAGTGGAAAGTGTACGGATCGGTAAAGTCATGGAATTGAACCTGGATACAACAGATCGTGCGGAAGCGGAGAAACGATTGAAAGTCATGTGTGAAAAGCTGCTGGCCAACACCGTTGTTGAAGATTACCGCTACGAATTGGAGGGTTAA